One segment of Arcanobacterium phocae DNA contains the following:
- a CDS encoding Maf family protein codes for MKTLLLGSASPARRQTLINAGITPLVRVADLDEDSLIEAFAAAHPDLDARTLATSQVQLLATSKANAIYDVVRTQHDPQPTVVVGCDSMLEMNGVIVGKPHTPEVARERLHAMSGQVGALHTGHCIIDVETGQHAEAVSTALVYISQLTDAEINAYIATEEPLHVAGSFTVDGFGGPFVERIEGDYHGIVGISLPLVRNLLHELGHSITEFWKL; via the coding sequence ATGAAAACATTGCTTCTTGGTTCTGCATCACCGGCTCGGCGCCAAACCCTTATTAACGCGGGGATCACTCCACTCGTTCGGGTTGCTGATCTTGATGAGGATTCGCTAATCGAAGCTTTTGCTGCCGCTCACCCGGATTTGGATGCGCGCACGCTCGCAACCAGTCAGGTGCAGCTTCTTGCTACTAGCAAAGCCAACGCTATTTACGACGTCGTACGCACTCAGCACGATCCGCAACCAACCGTCGTCGTCGGATGCGATTCTATGCTCGAAATGAACGGCGTTATCGTTGGAAAACCACACACACCAGAAGTAGCCCGCGAACGTCTCCATGCCATGAGCGGACAGGTAGGTGCGCTTCATACTGGACACTGCATTATCGATGTCGAGACCGGACAGCATGCCGAGGCTGTTTCAACTGCTTTGGTCTACATTTCTCAGCTAACCGATGCCGAGATCAACGCATACATTGCTACCGAAGAGCCACTGCATGTTGCCGGCTCCTTCACCGTTGATGGCTTTGGTGGCCCGTTTGTCGAGCGCATCGAGGGCGACTACCACGGCATTGTCGGCATCTCGCTACCGTTGGTGCGTAACCTATTACATGAGTTGGGTCATTCGATTACCGAATTCTGGAAACTCTGA
- a CDS encoding DUF885 domain-containing protein, translated as MTRPQTQIDELANSYSQGILDRSPESVTSLGLSGADESTFSDYSPVGLAEVADLQRSTLQTLNSLEPVDDVDRVTIAAMRERLGLELENYDAYEFGEINNIASPLQGITEVFDLMPTETQADWELVAQRLRNIPQALRGWQETLTLRVAHGPAHAKRQINLAITEAHEVAGENSALKTLAQRGAQAFPHLAEKLYEAATQARQAYGELSDFLTAEVAPHGSSRDAFGRERYDRQIRQFVGAHLDLDETYEWGVADLERIIAEQQRIAHELYGPGVSVAEAMNRLNNDPARQLHGTQALQEWMQGISDQALNDLADTHFDIPLPMKKIECKIAPSGTGAIYYTGPSDDFSRPGRMWWSVPAGTETFTTWQEKTTVYHEGVPGHHLQIGYTTYLKDQLNMWRRNFCWVSGHGEGWALYAEGLMRELGYMDEPGDYMGVLDAERLRASRVVLDIGVHLEKPAPTQYQHISPTWNRDVAWQFLQDNVAMERSFLLFELNRYLGWAGQAPAYKIGHRMWKQLRAQAQQREGAAFDLKAWHTKALSLGSVGLDVLGEALA; from the coding sequence ATGACTAGACCACAAACACAAATTGACGAACTTGCAAACTCATACTCTCAAGGAATCCTTGACAGATCACCAGAAAGCGTCACCTCGCTTGGACTCTCCGGGGCTGACGAATCGACATTTTCTGATTATTCTCCAGTTGGATTAGCCGAGGTTGCCGACCTGCAACGCTCCACACTACAAACTCTCAATAGCCTCGAACCCGTAGACGACGTCGATCGCGTCACCATCGCGGCCATGCGGGAACGCCTCGGCTTAGAACTCGAAAACTACGACGCCTACGAGTTCGGGGAGATCAACAACATCGCTTCGCCGCTACAAGGCATCACGGAAGTATTTGACCTAATGCCTACCGAGACCCAAGCAGACTGGGAACTAGTGGCCCAACGTCTGCGCAACATTCCACAAGCACTACGCGGATGGCAAGAAACTCTTACATTACGAGTTGCTCACGGGCCGGCACACGCTAAGCGACAAATTAACCTCGCAATTACCGAAGCACATGAGGTTGCTGGCGAAAATTCCGCCCTGAAGACGCTCGCACAGCGCGGCGCACAAGCCTTTCCGCATCTAGCCGAAAAACTTTACGAAGCAGCCACTCAAGCACGGCAAGCCTACGGCGAACTATCTGATTTCTTAACTGCTGAAGTTGCTCCGCATGGCTCCTCCCGGGATGCGTTCGGTCGCGAGCGTTATGATCGCCAGATCCGCCAATTTGTGGGCGCTCATCTTGATCTAGACGAAACATATGAATGGGGCGTTGCCGACCTCGAACGAATTATCGCCGAACAACAACGTATCGCTCACGAGCTGTATGGTCCGGGAGTCAGTGTGGCCGAGGCGATGAATCGTCTGAACAATGATCCCGCCCGCCAGTTGCACGGAACTCAAGCGCTCCAGGAGTGGATGCAAGGAATCTCAGATCAAGCACTCAACGATTTAGCTGATACGCATTTTGACATCCCCCTTCCGATGAAGAAGATCGAATGCAAAATTGCGCCGTCTGGTACCGGAGCCATCTATTACACTGGCCCGTCAGACGATTTCTCTCGTCCAGGCCGCATGTGGTGGTCTGTTCCAGCTGGAACAGAAACTTTCACAACATGGCAAGAAAAAACAACTGTATACCATGAAGGCGTACCAGGACACCATCTACAAATTGGCTACACAACCTATCTCAAGGACCAACTAAATATGTGGCGCCGAAACTTCTGCTGGGTGTCCGGACACGGCGAAGGCTGGGCACTGTATGCCGAAGGCCTTATGCGTGAACTGGGATATATGGATGAGCCAGGTGACTACATGGGCGTCCTCGACGCCGAACGGCTACGTGCTTCCCGCGTTGTTTTGGACATCGGGGTTCATCTGGAAAAGCCAGCCCCTACGCAGTACCAGCACATTAGCCCTACCTGGAACCGGGACGTTGCTTGGCAGTTCTTGCAGGACAACGTAGCCATGGAACGTTCGTTCTTGCTCTTTGAACTCAACCGATACCTCGGGTGGGCCGGTCAAGCACCTGCCTATAAGATCGGTCATCGGATGTGGAAGCAGTTGCGTGCACAGGCACAGCAACGCGAAGGCGCCGCATTTGATCTCAAAGCATGGCACACTAAGGCACTGTCCCTTGGCTCAGTTGGACTTGACGTGCTGGGTGAGGCGTTGGCATGA
- a CDS encoding adenylate/guanylate cyclase domain-containing protein, whose protein sequence is MQDTPNYGIDDEVTTVEKHARRLLGGAPKYALHQAADLAGMDVDSVRRFWRAMGFPYIQNPDSVLFTEYDIDVMRAHQDFVKRGKMDEDTQNSLIRAQAQLSDRIVLWQYEALVEEAENRYGLDEVSARYWVLDHIQDYEQFLIYQTKYAWRRHLTAFLRRTEVELEGMSYSGGDTMPLTRAVGFVDLVSFTQRSGELSPHQLVDFIQTFEFTSRDVISAHGARVVKTVGDAVLYIADDLRTGATVVAEIVRALRATPGMPQVRASLVWGGLVSRFGDVFGPKVNLASRLCSIAPVGGILVDRPTAEALKRLDEHAYRIEPFGTPNLQGIGNIDAAQLHVTNNTVS, encoded by the coding sequence ATGCAAGACACACCTAATTATGGTATAGATGACGAAGTGACGACGGTCGAAAAACACGCCCGTCGGCTCTTAGGAGGCGCCCCGAAATACGCCCTCCATCAGGCTGCTGACTTAGCTGGAATGGATGTTGATTCGGTACGTCGTTTTTGGCGGGCGATGGGTTTCCCGTATATTCAAAATCCAGATAGTGTTCTTTTTACTGAATACGATATTGACGTGATGCGAGCGCACCAAGATTTTGTAAAACGCGGGAAAATGGATGAGGACACCCAAAATTCTTTGATCCGTGCCCAGGCCCAACTTTCCGACCGAATCGTTTTGTGGCAATACGAAGCCTTAGTCGAAGAAGCTGAAAATCGATATGGTCTGGATGAAGTGTCAGCACGCTACTGGGTGCTTGACCATATCCAAGACTATGAGCAGTTCCTCATATATCAAACAAAATACGCATGGCGGCGGCATTTGACCGCGTTCTTGCGGCGCACTGAAGTGGAACTGGAAGGTATGTCATACAGCGGCGGTGACACCATGCCGCTGACACGAGCCGTTGGCTTCGTTGATCTGGTATCGTTCACTCAACGTTCCGGTGAGTTATCGCCACACCAATTAGTCGACTTCATTCAAACCTTCGAATTTACCTCCCGTGACGTGATTTCAGCTCACGGCGCACGCGTCGTCAAAACTGTTGGGGACGCGGTTTTGTATATTGCTGATGATCTGCGTACTGGGGCAACGGTTGTTGCTGAAATTGTCAGAGCATTGCGAGCAACCCCGGGTATGCCACAAGTTCGAGCTTCATTAGTGTGGGGTGGACTTGTCTCCCGCTTTGGTGATGTATTCGGGCCAAAAGTTAATCTCGCCTCACGCCTTTGCTCGATCGCTCCGGTCGGCGGGATATTAGTAGACCGGCCAACAGCTGAAGCCCTCAAGCGACTTGACGAGCATGCCTACCGTATCGAACCCTTTGGAACACCGAACCTTCAGGGAATCGGAAATATTGATGCAGCTCAGCTTCACGTCACTAATAATACAGTTTCTTAA
- a CDS encoding response regulator transcription factor encodes MTNVLIVEDDSAISAPLVRALMREGYDVTAVDTGQAAIDAVSSSVDLMVLDLGLPDMDGLDVARATRSAGHSCPILILTARAEEVDMVVGLDAGADDYVTKPFRLAELLARVRALLRRTSVIEESTGTLHAQDVSIDIAAHRAYIEDQELQLTGKEFELLTILVRSAGQVVSRETLMSTMWGKEAESSTKKLDMHISWLRRKLGDDVTEPHYISTVRGMGFRFEMK; translated from the coding sequence ATGACGAATGTACTAATTGTTGAAGATGACTCAGCCATTTCTGCTCCATTAGTGCGCGCTTTAATGCGTGAAGGGTATGACGTAACTGCGGTGGATACCGGGCAGGCTGCAATCGATGCGGTTTCATCGTCAGTTGATCTGATGGTGCTTGATCTCGGATTGCCAGATATGGATGGTCTTGACGTTGCACGTGCCACTCGATCTGCTGGACACTCGTGTCCAATTCTTATCCTCACTGCACGTGCTGAAGAAGTTGATATGGTTGTTGGGCTAGATGCTGGGGCTGATGATTATGTGACCAAGCCATTCCGGTTAGCTGAGCTACTAGCTCGTGTTCGCGCACTGTTGCGCCGCACGTCGGTCATCGAAGAGTCCACAGGAACGTTACATGCCCAAGATGTCAGCATCGATATTGCGGCGCATCGAGCCTACATCGAAGATCAAGAGCTACAGTTGACAGGAAAAGAATTCGAGCTACTTACGATTCTGGTACGTTCCGCGGGTCAAGTTGTATCTCGCGAAACACTAATGTCAACTATGTGGGGCAAAGAAGCCGAGAGCTCAACTAAAAAGCTGGACATGCATATTTCGTGGCTACGTCGCAAACTGGGCGATGATGTAACCGAGCCGCACTATATTTCCACTGTTCGCGGCATGGGCTTCCGATTTGAAATGAAATAA
- a CDS encoding sensor histidine kinase: MRQRAIELVRMAVAVAVLFIAIPGMLLGSILIWRDAQSTVEVRSQAVVEVVGRLELNNSKVWPNLLDSLAESSRLSGVYISVTYPDGQTVESMTSAAPLRFELRRFSPQGALVTISAPKYSALINIAKLIGAAAALVTVSYWVGAVVARRRARILSDPLVLLAATAEQIGAGQVRSHMSSSGIEEIDLVYQELERTASRMASRIAAERQFAADAAHQLRTPLTALSMRIEEIQLLAENPEVAEEAERALEQIDRLSGVVTELMRTSSTGASGTTEAVNIRDICIQQFDEWQPVYAKENRELVFTEGDYGTVLATPGSLAQILATLIENSLKYGAGTTTVTVEKSARMVNIKVRDEGPGVPDSLGDTIFLKGVSTGGSTGIGLAVARELATGDGGRLELTSRRPAEFTLTLAAVPQYIDPARDAGPGTIISLRSRRRRR, translated from the coding sequence ATGCGCCAACGGGCAATCGAGCTGGTCAGAATGGCCGTTGCTGTAGCTGTGCTGTTTATTGCAATTCCCGGAATGTTACTTGGAAGCATACTCATTTGGCGTGATGCCCAGTCTACTGTTGAAGTTCGATCGCAAGCCGTCGTCGAAGTTGTCGGTCGCCTTGAACTAAATAACTCAAAGGTGTGGCCCAATCTACTCGATTCGCTTGCTGAGTCCTCACGGTTATCAGGAGTCTATATTTCGGTTACCTACCCAGACGGGCAAACCGTGGAATCAATGACCTCAGCGGCACCATTGCGCTTCGAACTGCGAAGGTTCTCGCCACAAGGTGCACTGGTCACCATTTCTGCTCCGAAATATTCGGCATTGATTAATATTGCAAAACTTATTGGAGCAGCAGCTGCTTTAGTAACTGTCTCGTATTGGGTTGGAGCCGTTGTTGCACGACGGCGGGCCCGTATTCTTTCAGATCCACTCGTTTTGCTTGCCGCTACCGCTGAACAAATCGGAGCAGGTCAAGTTCGTTCGCATATGTCATCGTCCGGCATTGAGGAAATTGACTTAGTTTATCAAGAACTCGAACGAACAGCCTCGCGAATGGCTAGTCGTATTGCAGCGGAACGTCAGTTCGCTGCTGATGCTGCGCACCAACTCCGTACCCCGTTGACTGCCTTATCAATGCGTATTGAGGAAATCCAGCTACTTGCCGAAAACCCGGAAGTAGCGGAAGAAGCTGAGCGGGCATTGGAACAAATTGACCGGTTGAGTGGAGTGGTCACTGAGCTGATGCGTACCTCCTCAACTGGCGCCAGCGGAACAACCGAAGCGGTAAACATACGTGACATCTGTATCCAGCAATTTGATGAGTGGCAGCCAGTATATGCGAAGGAAAACCGCGAGCTCGTCTTTACCGAAGGAGATTACGGTACAGTTTTGGCGACGCCGGGTTCCTTGGCGCAAATACTAGCTACACTGATCGAAAATTCGCTCAAGTATGGTGCCGGAACAACTACCGTCACAGTTGAAAAATCGGCACGGATGGTAAATATTAAAGTCCGTGATGAAGGCCCGGGTGTTCCTGATAGCCTGGGCGATACAATCTTCCTCAAAGGTGTTTCGACAGGGGGCTCTACTGGTATCGGACTGGCCGTTGCGCGAGAACTCGCCACAGGAGACGGCGGGCGATTAGAGTTGACCTCTCGCAGACCAGCAGAATTCACGTTGACGCTCGCCGCGGTACCGCAGTATATCGATCCAGCGCGCGACGCAGGACCAGGCACAATAATATCGTTACGTTCACGTCGTCGTCGTCGATAA
- a CDS encoding LCP family protein: MFCIIAVCAWGYHLFNLGDSRITRLSALTGNPDTPGTTYLIVGSDERGGIVSDPTEGHRADTIMVLQVPESGTTSLVSIPRDSLVNYPDGTSGKINGALNFGGHQSLVQTVESLTGLTVDHYVQIGMDGVKQLTDAVGGVNLCLDYDVDDPYSTLVWQAGCHDVDGTTALAFSRMRYQDPLGDIGRTARQRQVVSKIISKAASPSTFASPSKQRELVTAAADVLTVDNTDSLFDVAWAGLALRSAMGPDGAMGTPPISSLNYVGDDGASYVLLNADAGPAFWADVRDGKVTKEALVPSF; encoded by the coding sequence TTGTTTTGTATCATCGCTGTGTGCGCTTGGGGATATCATCTGTTTAACCTTGGGGATTCTCGTATTACGCGGTTGTCAGCTCTGACCGGTAACCCAGATACTCCGGGAACAACGTACTTGATAGTCGGCTCCGATGAGCGCGGTGGCATAGTTTCTGATCCGACTGAGGGACACCGTGCCGACACCATTATGGTGTTGCAGGTGCCTGAATCTGGGACAACATCCCTGGTCTCCATTCCGCGCGACTCACTAGTGAATTATCCCGACGGCACTTCTGGAAAAATTAATGGGGCTCTTAATTTTGGCGGCCATCAATCGCTCGTTCAAACCGTTGAGTCGCTGACTGGGTTGACGGTTGATCATTATGTTCAAATCGGTATGGACGGCGTTAAACAGTTAACGGACGCGGTTGGTGGAGTGAATTTGTGTCTTGACTACGATGTTGATGATCCATACTCGACTCTCGTGTGGCAAGCTGGTTGCCACGACGTCGATGGCACTACAGCGTTAGCGTTTTCGCGGATGCGTTACCAAGATCCGCTTGGGGATATCGGGCGTACTGCTCGCCAACGTCAAGTGGTGTCAAAAATTATTAGCAAAGCTGCCTCGCCTTCAACTTTCGCTAGTCCGAGCAAACAGCGCGAGCTTGTGACCGCTGCTGCCGATGTGTTGACTGTTGATAACACTGATTCGCTATTTGACGTAGCATGGGCAGGCCTAGCACTGCGTTCGGCGATGGGTCCCGATGGCGCAATGGGAACTCCTCCGATTAGTTCTTTGAACTACGTTGGTGATGATGGTGCTTCCTATGTGCTTTTGAATGCAGATGCGGGCCCTGCGTTCTGGGCTGATGTGCGTGATGGAAAAGTAACTAAGGAAGCCCTAGTACCGTCTTTCTAA
- a CDS encoding LCP family protein: MEKSNQSSGLPHRSATHQRKRGPWRNRFRILGLTVLALVLGSGTALATMLHELQQSIVQHDLTSLVKEAERPTENQAPLDQKAGKPLNILLLGADRADGGTQRSDTTMLMHIAADRSRIDVVSIPRDTLVDIPPCVMGNGDESYPQNDTMFNAAFSTGGTFGGDVAQAAACTLRTVENLTGVYVDGFAVLNFDSFRDVVDTIGGIDMCFNEAIDDAYSGISLDAGCHHLDGTQALGIARARYSIGDGSDIGRISRQHQVVTAIAKKTFGLNVFTDIPTLYGILKDVTSHMDLSQGLGDIQWLGGLAYSLRNVDPDEINFATMPYYPDGARVRPSQNAQLVWDALVNDVPIPEQALATDSGPEIVRSVTPQQLEEFKTNIGSGIAD; the protein is encoded by the coding sequence GTGGAAAAGTCGAACCAGAGCTCCGGACTCCCTCACCGCTCAGCAACTCATCAACGCAAGCGTGGACCGTGGCGAAACCGCTTTCGCATCCTCGGACTGACCGTGCTAGCGCTCGTCCTCGGTAGCGGTACTGCACTCGCCACAATGCTTCATGAACTCCAGCAATCGATCGTCCAGCACGATCTGACGTCTCTAGTAAAAGAAGCTGAACGTCCTACTGAAAACCAGGCGCCACTTGACCAAAAGGCTGGCAAGCCACTCAATATTCTTCTGTTGGGTGCGGACCGTGCTGACGGCGGAACCCAACGCTCCGATACCACCATGCTGATGCACATCGCTGCTGACCGTTCACGCATCGACGTTGTCTCTATTCCACGTGACACTCTGGTCGATATTCCGCCATGCGTTATGGGTAATGGTGATGAGTCTTACCCCCAAAATGACACCATGTTCAACGCTGCTTTTTCTACCGGCGGTACCTTTGGTGGTGACGTCGCCCAGGCGGCTGCGTGCACCTTGCGCACGGTGGAAAATCTTACTGGCGTTTATGTGGACGGTTTTGCGGTACTCAACTTCGATTCATTCCGAGATGTAGTAGACACGATTGGGGGCATCGATATGTGCTTCAACGAAGCAATCGATGATGCCTATTCCGGGATATCGCTTGATGCCGGATGCCACCACCTTGATGGAACTCAGGCATTAGGTATCGCCCGTGCCCGATATTCGATCGGGGATGGCTCAGACATCGGGCGTATTTCACGCCAGCATCAAGTTGTTACTGCTATTGCTAAGAAGACATTCGGGCTGAATGTCTTCACTGACATCCCGACTCTTTACGGGATCCTCAAAGACGTGACAAGCCACATGGATCTTTCTCAAGGTTTGGGAGATATCCAATGGCTTGGCGGGTTGGCGTATTCGCTCCGGAATGTAGACCCGGACGAAATTAATTTTGCAACGATGCCGTACTATCCCGACGGCGCTCGGGTGCGCCCGTCACAGAATGCTCAGCTTGTCTGGGATGCGCTGGTTAATGATGTGCCGATTCCGGAACAAGCTTTGGCTACTGATTCTGGCCCTGAAATCGTTCGTAGTGTTACCCCGCAACAGCTTGAAGAATTTAAAACTAATATTGGTTCTGGTATTGCCGATTAA
- a CDS encoding TIGR03089 family protein, whose protein sequence is MNSTHSLLNTLKSRGTNPALTWYGPHERIELSGKVVAMHLSKISQYLRHDLGVDSDSHLIIDLPPHWKSILWVLAGHIAGCQVVNDTNDAGWNDVVITATPESPVIETTNLALTLQSLAFEWPGTLPNGYDDAAAAPMVYPDVVDLSLIPNMTIEVTEPPQSDQTCYAVIADDPIELARMFAGAILNDAALVIMTPENDMCSIIVAENASKWDRI, encoded by the coding sequence ATGAACAGTACACATTCCCTTCTCAATACACTAAAAAGCCGAGGCACCAACCCAGCCTTGACATGGTATGGACCGCATGAACGCATCGAGCTTTCCGGAAAGGTCGTTGCAATGCATCTATCAAAAATTTCTCAATATCTACGCCACGATCTCGGCGTCGATTCTGATAGCCACCTCATCATCGATCTGCCGCCGCACTGGAAGTCGATCCTTTGGGTGCTGGCTGGACATATTGCTGGCTGCCAGGTTGTTAACGACACCAACGATGCGGGCTGGAACGACGTCGTCATCACAGCCACCCCAGAAAGCCCCGTTATCGAGACAACAAACCTTGCCCTAACTCTCCAATCTTTGGCCTTTGAGTGGCCTGGCACTCTACCTAACGGCTACGACGACGCCGCAGCCGCTCCGATGGTCTACCCTGACGTCGTAGATCTATCCCTCATCCCCAATATGACAATTGAGGTTACGGAGCCACCACAATCAGATCAAACCTGCTATGCGGTTATTGCGGATGACCCTATAGAACTGGCAAGGATGTTCGCCGGTGCGATCCTCAATGATGCGGCGCTCGTGATAATGACCCCAGAAAACGACATGTGCTCGATTATTGTGGCTGAAAATGCCTCAAAGTGGGATAGAATTTAA
- a CDS encoding WhiB family transcriptional regulator, translating to MREVMGTAPDKHSDARNAQTLMQGIFNLGYGTQAAEDLSWMEEALCAQTDPDIFYPEKGGSTAPATSVCASCSVRAECLEYAVTNDIRHGIWGGTSDNDRKRIARERKAAQGSRG from the coding sequence ATGCGGGAAGTAATGGGGACGGCGCCGGATAAGCATTCCGATGCCCGCAATGCCCAAACCCTCATGCAGGGTATCTTTAATCTTGGTTATGGCACTCAGGCTGCGGAAGATTTGTCGTGGATGGAAGAGGCTCTTTGCGCACAAACGGATCCAGATATTTTCTATCCGGAAAAGGGTGGATCTACCGCGCCAGCAACCTCAGTATGTGCCAGTTGTTCGGTACGCGCAGAATGCCTCGAATACGCTGTCACTAATGATATTCGCCATGGCATTTGGGGTGGTACATCAGATAATGATCGTAAGCGTATAGCGCGCGAACGAAAGGCTGCCCAAGGCTCACGCGGTTAG